In Thermoplasma sp. Kam2015, the genomic window AGGCAAAGAAGGATCTTCAGAAATATCTCGAGCTACAGCCAAACGACCCGGATGCGTATCTTGATCTTGCCGAAATGAGCTATAATGAGGGCGATTACAAAAATGCTCTGCAGAATGTTAATACCGCTATAAGGAAGGATAAGGAGAACACGGATGCCCATGATCTGAAGCTCAACATTCTGCTTGCCAAGAAAGATATAGAGAGCTATCTGAAAGAGCTGCTGGAGGCATTTAAGGATACTGAGGATTTCAAGTACATAGGCACACTAGTCGACACCCTGAAGAACGTTGGATCCTACGATACAGCAGAGGATATACTCAAAGAATTCATAAAGATCTATAAGGGAGAACCATTTTTATACGATGCTCTCGCAAGGGTATATTACGATGAGGACAGAAAGGATGATGCATATAAAACCTACGAAGATCTGCTGAGCGCCAACGGCGACAGGGAGGCAAAGATATACTGGTTCGATTTTCTGCTTGATGATGGCTCCTTTGATCGGTTGATAGAGGAGATCAATAAGAGCGGGCTGAATGATGATGAGGTCCTTGAAATAAAATATCTTGCTGAGGATCAGAAGGGGGATCATCAGAGCGCCCTTGAAACGGCCAAGGAACTCATAAATCTTGATCGAAGCCCTTACAACATCAGCCTCTATGGATCACAATTGAGAAAACTCGGGAAACTTGATGAGTCCATCAAAGCCCTCTCGGAATATGAAAATGACCCAGATGTTTCATATGAAATGTTCCTTACCTATATGGACAAGGATCAGGCCAAGACCGCATCTAAATATCTGAAGAATTCAATAGAGAACAGCGAGGAAGATGATGATATAATATCCAATGTTCTAGAAGGCGTATCTAAAATGATAGATAAATCAGATTTTCAGAGCGTTAATGATTTTCTTGATAGCCTGAACGATAAATCTGATGATATATCCATTCTTGTAGATACGATGCGCGCAATAAACTCCGGTG contains:
- a CDS encoding lipopolysaccharide assembly protein LapB is translated as MESNKDNADRYASEAKDAINFGDYDKAISNIERAIKASPRDVSYHLIKADALYKKGDYEGALDALNFAETLDRNNPELHSLKSICYGSIGKFRESKDEAIKAIKADPNYPFAYYNKAKSEQYLEEYEEAKKDLQKYLELQPNDPDAYLDLAEMSYNEGDYKNALQNVNTAIRKDKENTDAHDLKLNILLAKKDIESYLKELLEAFKDTEDFKYIGTLVDTLKNVGSYDTAEDILKEFIKIYKGEPFLYDALARVYYDEDRKDDAYKTYEDLLSANGDREAKIYWFDFLLDDGSFDRLIEEINKSGLNDDEVLEIKYLAEDQKGDHQSALETAKELINLDRSPYNISLYGSQLRKLGKLDESIKALSEYENDPDVSYEMFLTYMDKDQAKTASKYLKNSIENSEEDDDIISNVLEGVSKMIDKSDFQSVNDFLDSLNDKSDDISILVDTMRAINSGVFESYEKGKEKLLRIDEHKEEVCEFANNIVQLTEGKARSFLEKFIEQNCDSEDQED